CTACTTGTCATTTGcatcaaatttatttagatgcTTGAGATCCCCATAACAAAGTCTTTACATAAGAGATTGACTTTGAGTCTGTACATGTTTAACTTTGTTATGGATGAGCTAATTAGTTATATTGAAGATGATATCACCTGGTGCATGTTATTTGCTGATGTTGTCTTATTGGATGAAACTAGTGGAGGAGTTAACTAGATGTTGAAGTTGTGGAGAAGGACCTTGAGAGTAAAGAATTTTAGGCTAAGTAGAAGTAAGACGGAATATATGCATTGCAGGTTTAGCTCCTGTAGATGAATGAAGATGAGATTCGATTTGATGGAGTTCTGGTTACATTTTCGTATTTAGATTTTATCATTCAGAAGAACAAAATAACAGATAGGATGCAACTCATATTATCAAAATAGGATGAATAAAATGGAGTGCGACAGATTTGCTAGGTGACCTAGGATCCTAATAAGGTGAAATCTAAATCTATAGAATTGTAGTTAGGCTAGCTGTTTGTATGGGAACAAATATTGGATATTTAATGTACAAGATGCCTGCAAAATTAGTGTGGTAAAAATATAGATGTTGAGATAGATATCTTGtgacatgatatgatgataatgaataaaattatgtatGACCACATCTGGCAGAGAGTGCATGTAACACATTGGGGATAAAATCATAGAGGGTCGATTAAGATGGTTTGGTTATGTTCAAAGTGGAGCATCATATGCCtcagtatgatgatgtgataagTTAGCAGTGGAAGGATTGAGAATAGATATTGAGGAAGTAGTATCAAAAGGTTTACAATTTTTGGATATTGATGTGGAATTAGTTTCAAATAGAGTTGAATGGTGAATTAAAGATCTACAGCAACTTGTTTGGAATTAAGGTTAGTTGCTGTTGAGATTCTTGTGATGTCATGAACTATCTTTACGGCTTTAGTGGGAGATTTTTCTTGATATGATCTTACTGTAATCTTATCTTCCTTACCCTTTGAGAtgcttaaatattttttctaactCATCTTGTAATCATCATAGGCAGGCATTACTTAGTGGAAAAACTCTTTGGTGACTTGCAATCATTCAGTTATTATCCAAGCAAATGTCCCCATTTATCTCACTGCCATGATCAatttattatgtttttattttttgttcaaCTCTAAAAGTttcttatttcataaaaaaacctTTGGATTGTCTAAGCAACACTTTGCCTGGCTTGGATTATTCACTGAGAATTGAAAATGTAATACTGTTTCTTAGCTTGAATTCACAATGAGCAGAGTGACTCGCTGAAAAAggggaaagaaagaaaggaacaATAGAATAGTGCTGAATGTAAGTGACCTTTCTTAAGGATGATATTTTTAATCATCCTTTTTCTGTTGATCCAGGTTCTGCAAATTGAATCATTAATATCAAAGATTCGGACGTTGGGTTTGGACACTTTTCAGCAGTTGAAGTCTTCCCATGAAAATCTCCCAGATGAATTAAGTTCATCATCTCTTGAGGTAATCATCCCTAAaggttttatttaaaatgttgCTGCTATTTTTTGGCCGATTGTTTAATCATCAAGAAATCATACATTTTGGATGTGAAGCAGAACTATTATACAAGCCTTTGTCTGGTTTCTTGAGTTTGGAGCATATATGAACTAAATCCTTTTGATGATGTCTGATAAATCATGCAATTGATTGCAGTACTGCACACAGAAAATTAAGCAAATGGGATATGAACAGATATCATCAGTCGTTAGGGAAGCCATAAGGGATCAGGTGGAGAATCTTGGACCCAGCTCAGAGATCCTGGTGAAAATTGCAGAGAGCTTAAGCTTGAGGTCCAATCAGGAGATTCTGATTGAAGCAGTGGCccttgagaagttgaaggagaaTGCTGAACAAGCTGAAAACACCAGGGAAGCCGAGTTATTTGATCAAATGATCTTTCTTGTGACTCGCATGCATGATCGTCTTGTTCTGATAAAACAGTCTCAGACCAGTAGCCCAGTCCCAATACCTGCTGATTTTTGCTGTCCTCTCTCTCTTGAGTTGATGACTGATCCGGTAATTGTGGCATCAGGGCAAACATATGAGCGGGCATTCATTAAGAACTGGATTGAACTTGGGCTCACTGTTTGTCCTAAGACGCGGCAGACTCTGGCTCACACCAATCTGATACCTAATTACACTGTAAAGGCTCTCATTGCAAATTGGTGCGAGTCTAACAATGTGAAGCTGCCTGATCCTGTGAAGTTGGTGAGCTTCAATCAGGCCTCACCACTTCTTTTACATGCCGATTCCAGTGGCATGCCCAAGGATTCACATGTTTTACCTCAATCCAGGGGCAACCAACCTATGTCACCTGAGTCAACTCGATCTGCTGGTTCTCCTGGGAGGAATCGGATTTCTTCTGGTGGGATCCATCGAGAGGGAACTTCACCACTTCATCCACGTTCTATCTCTGAGGGTTCCTTATCAGGTGTAGTAGGAAATGAACAGGGTTTGGACGTGATGAGAATATCACTACCGAGTTCTGAGGAAAGGTCTGCTAACTTGGAAGAAAGAAGCATGGATTCAGTTGTCCATGCTGTATCACCATCTAGGAACGAAGTTCCAAATGCAGTTAGAACTGATCAACCAATAACCCAGAGCCACAGTAGAAATGCTTCAGCCTCCAGTGCAATTGCTAATGCAAATTTTTCTCAAGGAGCAAATGGAGATGCTGATGAGTCTTCAGAAATGTCTAACCATATTGCTTCCTATAGCAGTGACACTTCAGGGGAAGTCAAAGCGGAGCCGCAGGCTTCTACTACATTGAGCATCCCTCACAGAGAACCTGAGTTCCCACACCGTTTGGTCGAGACACGGTCTCGAAGCCAAACAATCTGGCGGCGGCCTGCAGATAGGCTTGTTCCTAGGATAGTTTCTTCCCCTGCGATTGAAACAAGAGCTGACCTTTCTGGTGTTGAAACAAAAGTTCGGAAGCTGATTGAGGACTTGAAGAGTGATTCTGTTGAAATTCAAAGAGATGCAACAGCTGAACTCAGGCTACTTGCCAAACACAATATGGACAATAGGATTGTTATAGCAAGTTGTGGGGCCATCAACTTGTTAGTTAGCTTGCTTCGATCAACTGACACAAACATCCAGGAAAATGCTGTCACAGCACTCCTTAACCTGTCAATTAATGATAACAACAAAACAGCAATTGCTAATGCAGATGCTATTGAACCTCTGATTCATGTTCTAGAAACAGGAAGTCCAGAGGCCAAGGAGAATTCAGCTGCCACCCTCTTTAGCCTCTCAGTGATTGAGGATAACAAGGTCAGAATAGGACGATCTGGGGCTATTGGTCCTCTGGTTGATTTATTGGGGAATGGAACTCCCAGGGGAAAGAAGGATGCAGCTACAGCTTTATTTAATTTGTCAATATTTCATGAAAACAAAGCCCGCATTGTGCAAGCTGGTGCTGTTAAGCACCTTGTAGAGTTGATGGACCCGGCAGCTGGGATGGTTGACAAGGCAGTTGCTGTCTTGGCTAATCTTGCAACTATTCCTGAGGGAAGGACTGCAATTGGTCAAGAGGGTGGGATCCCTGTTCTTGTTGAGGTTGTTGAGTTGGGCTCTGCAAGAGGGAAGGAAAATGCAGCAGCTGCTCTTTTGCAGCTTTCCACAAATAGTAGTAGATTTTGTAACATGGTGCTTCAAGAAGGTGCTGTACCGCCATTAGTGGCTTTATCACAATCTGGCACCCCAAGGGCTAAAGAAAAGGTATACTGTCAAATTATTGTTTTCCACGTTCAGGATTTTCCCCCCTTCTTTTTCTATTGAAGTGCTAATAATAATGTGCTTTGAGTGCTTGCAGGCTCAGGCATTACTTCAGTACTTCAGAAACCAACGACATGGTAATGCTAGGGGCTGATTTGTTTTCAGACCAAGCAGTCGGCACCATCTGAGGTTTTGATTCGAGCTCTATGCATAGTGTGTACATTTGATGTTGCAAATAATGCATATTGAGATTTTTCTGTTTGGATTTTAGTTTACATGATTTGTAgaggaaaaattatttataacaaaCATGATTGCTTCCTCTTGTGAAAAGTCTTTTGTACAAATGAATGTGGGAGGAACTGTGTCTAGTTTTTTCAGAGGGCTTGACAATGGTGAGAATGGGAGTGTTGCTGTGCCTTACTTATGTCTATCAGTcccttttttgaaaaaaaattatacattcagactatttatttttaatgctgCCTGCAAATATAGGCAGTTGGTGTAAAATTTCAGTCCAGTTTTTCAGAACTCGTAGTGGACGGCTTTCAGTGCAGCCAGTTTGTTTGTGGTATACCATTTTTCTCTATTGTTGAAATTGTTTTTGGCGAGAGGCTAAGGGAAGTAGGTGATCATTTGAACATTAGCTTTCTAGCCATTCATTATGCTAGTACTCGTACGATTTTGTATTTTCCTTAATTTTACCCTTGTTCTTAGTAGTGCCGAATAAAAAATTGTCATTCTCAAATTTTTCGAGAATATATTTGCCAGCAAATCCATTCCTCAAAATCCACAGCTATCTCTCCTCTCTCTCCTCCCTCTAAAAATAGAAACTTCATATTTATTGGGTTGTGAATATTTTCTTCAGAGAGATCATAAAATATATGGTAAATTACAATTTCATTTTGGTTCTTATATTTTTAGACATTCATTGAAAATCTATCTAAAATTTCTAAATGTATTCAAACATATTCTTTCTCAAATTTTAGATCATATGGTTAtgtagttttaaaattttcattacacTTTTATTCATTGTTTTAGAAATCCATAATATTGGGATTAAGAGCTTTTTAATTGGTAAATTTTTCCACTTAAATAAagtaactaaataattaatggtttaaagatatttaaaaaggtaaaaattaaattggataaccaaaatatttaaaagtcgaACTCAAAATGTAAATTAGAGC
This genomic interval from Manihot esculenta cultivar AM560-2 chromosome 12, M.esculenta_v8, whole genome shotgun sequence contains the following:
- the LOC110627707 gene encoding U-box domain-containing protein 4; amino-acid sequence: MEISLLKELLNNISSFLCLSSIDNVSLDLVQKYWQKAEEILKLLKPILDAIVDSEIASDEVLNKAFHELSQSIDELRDLFENWQPLSSKVYFVLQIESLISKIRTLGLDTFQQLKSSHENLPDELSSSSLEYCTQKIKQMGYEQISSVVREAIRDQVENLGPSSEILVKIAESLSLRSNQEILIEAVALEKLKENAEQAENTREAELFDQMIFLVTRMHDRLVLIKQSQTSSPVPIPADFCCPLSLELMTDPVIVASGQTYERAFIKNWIELGLTVCPKTRQTLAHTNLIPNYTVKALIANWCESNNVKLPDPVKLVSFNQASPLLLHADSSGMPKDSHVLPQSRGNQPMSPESTRSAGSPGRNRISSGGIHREGTSPLHPRSISEGSLSGVVGNEQGLDVMRISLPSSEERSANLEERSMDSVVHAVSPSRNEVPNAVRTDQPITQSHSRNASASSAIANANFSQGANGDADESSEMSNHIASYSSDTSGEVKAEPQASTTLSIPHREPEFPHRLVETRSRSQTIWRRPADRLVPRIVSSPAIETRADLSGVETKVRKLIEDLKSDSVEIQRDATAELRLLAKHNMDNRIVIASCGAINLLVSLLRSTDTNIQENAVTALLNLSINDNNKTAIANADAIEPLIHVLETGSPEAKENSAATLFSLSVIEDNKVRIGRSGAIGPLVDLLGNGTPRGKKDAATALFNLSIFHENKARIVQAGAVKHLVELMDPAAGMVDKAVAVLANLATIPEGRTAIGQEGGIPVLVEVVELGSARGKENAAAALLQLSTNSSRFCNMVLQEGAVPPLVALSQSGTPRAKEKAQALLQYFRNQRHGNARG